A single window of Brevundimonas vitisensis DNA harbors:
- a CDS encoding pre-peptidase C-terminal domain-containing protein — translation MLKMFARAAGVLLGTAGLALMLGVSPVAAQERLAIGGSVAGDLVDGDSTLSSGEYVDVYTFEGRAGQQVTVSMTSGDVDAYVMLRGPAGFAEENDDRDAGLTDAQVSVRLPANGTYRIQATTYQPGETGRYRIAVVEGGASTTAQGGGAVTVGAPNRGQLLDGDGRLPAGEYVDRWILNGTPGQAYVAQLNTGDFDAYLFVRGEGLEADNDDDTSGRGSTNSRLEFVMPEDGQVVLSATSYRGEETGAYTLMVDEAGTQTASVGTPVSGGRLRLGQVVNGDLAEGDSTLRSGEYTQVFTLSGSAGDQIDLQMVSANFDPYLFITGPDDFSAANDDDPSGENGVNSRLIVTLPSDGDYQVYATSYAPGESGDFRLTANRASGSAIAQAETALASRVPAFETGIDMNGSLADGDQALPDGEYADRYTFQGRAGERIALTVESGQFDTYLFVRGPGGFSSDNDDGPDGTNSRIDAVLPADGEYTVTVTSYGPGETGRYRFVAGPSLGTPRQAGVQGGTRVFAVMVGISDYGGTGDLAYTADDALKLAEALRREGVLNPASITLTDADATVDGVREAFAEVAAQAGPNDIFLFFYSGHGAQHPGSFNPNEPDSRYETIALRDGEITDTEMAELFGTLDTRLAMIVLDSCFSGGFARNVVSRPGVIGLFSSEEDLTSQVAGKFEAGGYLAHFLRTGLSGEANMDGDDMITAGELTTYLRRKFAAEVSDVGAETIDGQRSYQNLVVDRGGVQVDDVVIRIAAR, via the coding sequence GAGCGACTGGCCATCGGTGGCTCGGTCGCAGGCGATCTGGTCGACGGCGACAGCACCCTGTCCTCCGGCGAGTATGTCGATGTCTATACCTTCGAGGGCCGGGCTGGACAGCAGGTGACGGTGAGCATGACGTCCGGTGACGTCGATGCCTATGTGATGCTGCGCGGCCCCGCAGGCTTTGCCGAGGAAAACGACGATCGCGACGCGGGCCTGACCGATGCCCAGGTCAGCGTCCGCCTGCCCGCCAACGGCACCTACCGCATCCAGGCAACGACCTATCAGCCCGGTGAGACGGGCCGCTATCGGATCGCCGTGGTCGAGGGCGGTGCCTCGACGACAGCACAGGGGGGCGGTGCCGTGACCGTGGGCGCGCCCAACCGCGGGCAGTTGCTGGATGGTGACGGCCGCCTCCCCGCCGGGGAATACGTCGACCGCTGGATCCTGAACGGCACGCCTGGCCAAGCCTATGTCGCCCAGCTGAATACCGGTGATTTCGACGCCTATCTGTTTGTTCGCGGCGAGGGACTGGAAGCCGACAACGACGATGACACCAGCGGCCGTGGCAGCACCAACAGCCGCCTGGAATTCGTGATGCCCGAGGATGGTCAGGTCGTCCTGTCCGCAACCAGCTATCGCGGGGAAGAGACCGGTGCCTATACGCTCATGGTGGATGAGGCGGGTACTCAGACCGCCAGCGTGGGCACTCCCGTATCTGGCGGACGTCTTCGTCTGGGTCAGGTGGTGAACGGCGACCTGGCCGAGGGCGACTCCACCTTGAGGTCTGGCGAGTACACCCAGGTCTTCACGCTGAGCGGATCGGCGGGCGACCAGATCGACCTGCAGATGGTTTCCGCCAATTTCGACCCCTATCTGTTCATCACCGGGCCTGACGATTTTTCGGCCGCGAATGACGATGATCCCTCCGGCGAGAATGGCGTCAACAGCCGCCTGATCGTCACCCTGCCCTCCGACGGCGACTATCAGGTCTATGCCACCAGCTATGCCCCCGGCGAGAGCGGCGACTTCCGCCTGACGGCGAACCGCGCCAGCGGATCCGCCATCGCCCAGGCCGAGACGGCGCTGGCGTCGCGCGTGCCGGCGTTCGAGACCGGCATCGACATGAACGGCAGCCTGGCCGACGGCGATCAGGCCCTGCCTGACGGCGAATATGCGGACCGCTATACTTTCCAGGGCCGGGCGGGTGAACGGATCGCCCTGACGGTCGAGTCGGGCCAGTTCGACACCTATCTGTTTGTGCGCGGCCCGGGCGGGTTCAGCAGCGACAACGACGATGGTCCGGATGGCACCAACAGCCGCATCGACGCCGTCCTGCCCGCCGATGGCGAGTATACCGTCACGGTTACCTCCTATGGCCCTGGCGAGACGGGCCGCTATCGGTTCGTGGCCGGGCCCAGCCTGGGTACGCCGCGTCAAGCCGGCGTCCAGGGCGGAACGCGTGTGTTCGCCGTCATGGTCGGTATCTCCGACTATGGTGGCACTGGTGACCTGGCTTATACGGCCGACGATGCGCTGAAACTGGCCGAGGCCCTGCGCCGCGAAGGCGTGCTGAACCCCGCCAGCATCACCCTGACCGACGCCGATGCCACGGTTGACGGTGTCCGCGAAGCCTTTGCCGAGGTCGCGGCCCAGGCCGGGCCGAACGACATCTTCCTGTTCTTCTATTCAGGACACGGGGCCCAGCACCCGGGCAGCTTCAATCCGAACGAGCCGGATTCGCGTTACGAGACCATTGCCCTGCGCGATGGCGAGATCACCGACACCGAAATGGCGGAACTTTTCGGCACCCTGGACACCCGCTTGGCCATGATCGTCCTGGACAGCTGTTTTTCGGGCGGTTTCGCGCGCAACGTCGTCAGCCGGCCGGGCGTGATCGGCCTGTTCAGCTCGGAGGAGGACCTGACCAGCCAGGTGGCCGGTAAGTTCGAAGCGGGGGGATACCTGGCCCACTTCCTGCGGACCGGTCTCTCCGGTGAGGCCAATATGGACGGCGACGACATGATCACGGCCGGCGAACTGACCACCTATCTGCGCCGCAAGTTCGCGGCCGAGGTGTCCGATGTCGGGGCCGAAACGATCGACGGTCAGCGCAGCTATCAGAACCTGGTCGTGGATCGCGGCGGGGTTCAGGTCGACGACGTGGTGATCCGTATCGCCGCGCGCTGA